A section of the Candidatus Eisenbacteria bacterium genome encodes:
- a CDS encoding helix-turn-helix domain-containing protein, producing MVPPPHPERYLLVARLGVLHARAGDAPAAESCFLGALELARAAGDPWQEAACVGHLTLLLLQAGRVEECARLHGEWTVHLAGEGADPAAAFRELGHGGPPHAEGGGALAGLSEAIAEPPLPARVAAAESALLRQTLEGVAWNQSRAARVLGISEQSVRYKMRKHGIQRPA from the coding sequence ATGGTGCCGCCGCCGCACCCGGAGCGCTACCTGCTGGTGGCCCGCCTGGGGGTGCTGCACGCCCGCGCGGGGGACGCGCCCGCCGCCGAGTCGTGCTTCCTGGGCGCGCTGGAGCTGGCCCGCGCCGCGGGCGATCCGTGGCAGGAGGCCGCGTGCGTGGGGCACCTCACGCTGCTGCTGCTCCAGGCCGGGCGCGTGGAGGAGTGCGCGCGGCTGCACGGCGAATGGACCGTGCACCTGGCCGGCGAAGGCGCGGACCCCGCCGCCGCGTTCCGCGAGCTGGGTCACGGGGGCCCGCCGCACGCGGAGGGTGGGGGCGCCCTCGCGGGCCTTTCCGAGGCGATCGCGGAGCCGCCCCTTCCCGCCCGGGTTGCGGCCGCCGAGTCGGCGCTGCTCCGCCAGACCCTGGAAGGCGTCGCGTGGAACCAGAGCCGAGCCGCGCGCGTGCTGGGCATATCCGAGCAGTCGGTCCGCTACAAGATGCGCAAGCACGGGATCCAGCGACCGGCCTGA
- a CDS encoding sigma-70 family RNA polymerase sigma factor, translating into MAEFAKLTDFELVDVVRGGEQAAYRFLVQRYEGKIYNLALRLLRQPEDAEDVLQETFLSAYRALPNFKGDSQFGTWLYRIATNFALMKLRGKKPVFISLDEPRDDDQAPMELTDFSANPLADVLDNELRKKMEEAIGGLPDDMRTVFLLRDIEGLSNSEVAEILDLSVAAVKSRLHRTRLQLRKDLSRYFSERHDARAQRTMKQ; encoded by the coding sequence ATGGCTGAGTTCGCAAAGCTGACCGATTTCGAGCTGGTGGACGTGGTGCGCGGCGGGGAACAGGCCGCCTACCGCTTCCTGGTGCAGCGCTACGAGGGCAAGATCTACAACCTCGCGCTGCGCCTGCTGCGCCAGCCTGAGGACGCGGAAGACGTGCTGCAGGAGACCTTCCTGTCCGCTTACCGCGCGCTGCCGAACTTCAAGGGTGATTCCCAGTTCGGCACCTGGCTGTACCGCATCGCGACCAATTTCGCGCTGATGAAGCTGCGCGGGAAGAAGCCGGTGTTCATCTCCCTGGACGAGCCCCGGGACGATGACCAGGCCCCCATGGAGCTCACGGACTTCAGCGCCAATCCCCTCGCCGACGTCCTCGACAATGAGCTGCGCAAGAAGATGGAGGAGGCCATCGGAGGGCTTCCCGACGACATGCGAACCGTTTTCCTCCTGCGCGACATCGAAGGATTGAGCAACTCCGAAGTGGCCGAGATCCTGGACCTGAGCGTGGCCGCCGTGAAGTCGCGGCTCCACCGGACCCGCCTGCAGTTGCGCAAGGACCTGTCCAGGTACTTCAGCGAGCGGCACGACGCGCGCGCGCAGAGGACGATGAAGCAATGA
- a CDS encoding undecaprenyl-diphosphate phosphatase, producing MLENLDLVPWWQAVVLGAVQGLGEFLPISSSAHLILAPWFLGWRDPGLTFDVSLHLGTLLAVLLVFGKDWLLMGLAGIGARRDPERARLFWQLLAATIPGAVIGLLLESRAESEFRHPLLIAGTLSLVGLLLLWADRTGRKTRNMESLGFLEALLIGLAQGLAVVPGVSRAGITMSLALAFGLTRKDAARFSFLLSTPIIAGAALLKMRHMLQQPPHMTLILGTLVAGFVGLVSIQLLLGYLRRASFTPFVVYRWVLAAGVVVWFLAGHPALNAGEGAARPASGAVAPAPGGAAHAP from the coding sequence ATGCTTGAAAACCTCGACCTCGTCCCCTGGTGGCAGGCGGTCGTGCTGGGAGCCGTCCAGGGCCTCGGCGAGTTCCTGCCCATCAGCTCCTCGGCGCACCTGATCCTCGCGCCGTGGTTTCTCGGATGGCGCGACCCCGGCCTGACCTTCGACGTGTCGCTGCACCTGGGCACGCTGCTGGCGGTGCTGCTGGTGTTCGGGAAGGACTGGCTGCTGATGGGCCTCGCGGGGATCGGAGCGCGTCGCGACCCGGAGCGCGCCCGGCTGTTCTGGCAGCTGCTGGCGGCCACCATTCCCGGCGCGGTGATCGGGCTGCTGCTGGAGAGCCGGGCCGAGTCGGAGTTCCGCCACCCGCTGCTGATCGCCGGCACGCTGTCGCTGGTGGGGCTGCTGTTGCTGTGGGCCGACCGCACCGGGCGCAAGACGCGCAACATGGAGTCCCTGGGCTTCCTCGAGGCGCTGCTGATCGGCCTGGCGCAGGGGCTGGCGGTGGTGCCGGGCGTGTCCCGCGCCGGCATCACCATGAGCCTGGCGCTGGCCTTCGGCCTCACGCGCAAGGACGCGGCGCGCTTCTCGTTCCTGCTCAGCACCCCCATCATCGCGGGCGCGGCGCTGCTCAAGATGCGCCACATGCTCCAGCAGCCGCCGCACATGACGCTGATCCTGGGCACGCTGGTGGCGGGTTTCGTGGGCCTGGTGAGCATCCAGCTCCTGCTGGGCTACCTGCGACGGGCGAGCTTCACACCCTTCGTGGTCTACCGCTGGGTGCTGGCCGCGGGCGTCGTGGTGTGGTTCCTCGCCGGGCACCCGGCGCTGAATGCCGGCGAAGGCGCGGCGCGGCCCGCCTCCGGGGCGGTCGCGCCGGCCCCGGGCGGCGCGGCGCACGCGCCCTGA
- a CDS encoding DedA family protein, whose protein sequence is MVEAIIQALAVWITGVIGALGYWGVIVCMAIESACIPLPSEVIMPLAGFLVAQGKFNLWMSGLAGAFGCVVGSLAAYYVGATGGRAFIERYGKWALISMKDLDRADRWFAKYGQAAIFTSRLLPVVRTFISLPAGIARMPVVPFTVLTFAGSFPWCLGLAWLGLKFGKVWMNPDIKRYFHGADLVIAAVVLVAGIYFLWHRIHELRVEAAERAAKASAPGAAKNR, encoded by the coding sequence ATCGTGGAAGCCATCATCCAGGCACTCGCAGTGTGGATCACCGGCGTCATCGGCGCCCTGGGTTACTGGGGCGTGATCGTGTGCATGGCCATCGAGAGCGCCTGCATCCCCCTGCCCAGCGAGGTGATCATGCCGCTGGCGGGCTTCCTGGTGGCCCAGGGCAAGTTCAACCTGTGGATGTCCGGGCTGGCCGGCGCCTTCGGGTGCGTGGTGGGCTCGCTGGCCGCCTACTACGTGGGGGCCACCGGCGGGCGCGCGTTCATCGAGCGCTACGGGAAGTGGGCGCTGATCAGCATGAAGGACCTCGACCGCGCGGACCGCTGGTTCGCGAAGTACGGCCAGGCCGCCATCTTCACCAGCCGGCTCCTGCCGGTGGTGCGCACCTTCATCTCCCTGCCGGCGGGGATCGCGCGCATGCCGGTGGTGCCCTTCACGGTGCTCACCTTCGCGGGCTCGTTCCCGTGGTGCCTGGGGCTGGCGTGGCTGGGGCTGAAGTTCGGGAAGGTGTGGATGAACCCGGACATCAAGAGGTACTTCCATGGCGCCGACCTGGTGATCGCGGCGGTGGTGCTGGTGGCGGGAATCTACTTCCTGTGGCACCGGATCCACGAGTTGCGCGTGGAGGCGGCGGAGAGGGCGGCGAAGGCGTCCGCGCCGGGCGCGGCGAAGAACCGGTAG
- a CDS encoding amidohydrolase: MWTGCGDARWAAGIGFESGRIVEVHRDPPAGRAGDLDLGGRAVLPGLVDSHVHLLPWGRRLAWLDLRDACGLDDVRARLGGRAAALLPGQWLFAMGLHPDSLGVARPHRRALDDVCSGHPAYISTHDTHAAWANTEALRLAGVGRSTPDPPGGRFERDADGEPTGILFETARQPVTAAIGAPGPAEDREALLRAQREAHRFGVVEVHSFEGAGEWEALRGLRAGGGLTLRVTHMFPREELEAHLDAGARTGEGDERLRTGCLKLFADGTLGLRTARMLEPYASGGTGEWATPPGELRELAVRAARAGLGTAIHAIGDAAVRAALEALEAARRVADVPLRVEHAQIVSGSDLPRFAASGIAASMQPVHFLTDRVRALAEWGGRCRLAYAWGVLAAAGAEVLFGTDAPVEPLDPWATLAAAVRPGDAGSPAHAPERAVPLGRALDAMTAAPRRVMRALPGSLAPGLPADLVVVDRSARDLEGGADLATVRPVLVLVDGVAVHAEGPFAGLS, translated from the coding sequence GTGTGGACCGGCTGCGGGGACGCGAGGTGGGCCGCGGGGATCGGGTTCGAATCCGGGCGCATCGTCGAGGTGCACCGGGATCCTCCCGCGGGGCGCGCCGGGGACCTGGACCTCGGCGGCCGTGCCGTGCTCCCCGGCTTGGTGGACTCCCACGTGCACCTGCTGCCGTGGGGGCGCCGCCTCGCGTGGCTGGACCTGCGCGACGCGTGCGGCCTCGACGATGTCCGCGCGCGCCTGGGCGGGCGCGCCGCCGCGCTGCTTCCCGGCCAGTGGCTCTTCGCCATGGGCCTGCACCCCGATTCGCTCGGCGTGGCCCGCCCGCACCGCCGCGCGCTGGACGACGTCTGTTCCGGGCACCCCGCCTACATCAGCACCCATGACACTCACGCGGCGTGGGCCAACACCGAGGCCCTGCGCCTCGCGGGGGTGGGGCGGTCCACGCCCGACCCGCCGGGCGGCCGTTTCGAGCGCGACGCCGACGGCGAGCCCACCGGCATCCTGTTCGAGACCGCGCGCCAGCCGGTCACCGCGGCGATTGGCGCCCCCGGCCCTGCGGAGGATCGCGAGGCGCTGTTGCGCGCCCAGCGCGAGGCGCACCGGTTCGGGGTGGTGGAGGTCCACAGTTTCGAGGGCGCGGGGGAGTGGGAGGCGCTGCGCGGCTTGCGGGCCGGCGGCGGGCTCACGCTGCGCGTCACGCACATGTTCCCGCGCGAGGAGCTCGAAGCGCACCTGGATGCGGGCGCCCGCACCGGGGAGGGCGATGAACGGCTGCGCACCGGCTGCCTCAAGCTCTTCGCCGACGGCACGCTGGGGCTGCGCACCGCCCGGATGCTGGAGCCGTACGCCTCCGGCGGCACGGGCGAGTGGGCCACGCCCCCCGGGGAGCTTCGGGAACTGGCGGTGCGCGCCGCGAGGGCCGGCCTGGGCACCGCCATCCATGCCATCGGCGACGCGGCGGTGCGCGCGGCCCTGGAGGCGCTGGAGGCGGCGCGCCGCGTCGCGGACGTGCCGCTTCGGGTGGAGCACGCGCAGATCGTCTCCGGGTCCGACCTGCCCCGCTTCGCCGCCTCGGGCATCGCGGCTTCCATGCAGCCGGTGCACTTCCTGACCGACCGAGTGCGGGCGCTGGCGGAGTGGGGCGGGCGCTGCCGGCTGGCCTACGCGTGGGGCGTGCTGGCGGCGGCGGGAGCCGAGGTCTTGTTCGGCACCGACGCGCCGGTGGAGCCACTGGACCCGTGGGCCACGCTCGCCGCGGCGGTGCGGCCCGGCGACGCGGGCAGTCCCGCGCACGCGCCGGAACGTGCGGTCCCCCTGGGGCGCGCGCTGGACGCCATGACCGCAGCGCCGCGACGCGTGATGCGGGCCCTGCCGGGATCGCTCGCGCCGGGCCTTCCCGCCGACCTGGTGGTGGTGGACCGCTCTGCACGCGACCTGGAGGGTGGCGCGGACCTCGCCACCGTGCGCCCGGTGCTGGTGCTCGTGGACGGCGTCGCGGTTCACGCGGAGGGACCGTTCGCCGGGCTCTCGTAG
- the murJ gene encoding murein biosynthesis integral membrane protein MurJ: MSSSDVSDAVPAAPHPPAGRDSRLARNAGQVSVATFLSRILGLVREQVLAALFGAGLATDAFNVAFRIPNLLRDLFAEGALSASFVPTLTGYVAKGERREAFRLTSLVLNGLGVVLLGICAVMILFADPLVHLFAPGFGAVAGKLELTTSLTRWMIPFLLLIAWAAAVMGVLNAHERFFLPAAAPMALNVGMIAGGVGLVPVARWLGYEPIYGMAWGVLLGGLGQWLVQLPSLHRIGYRHRWEVDFTHPGVRRMMGLMLPATVGLAATQVNLLVNTVIASLLVQGSVSWLSYAFRLMQLPIGIFGVSVATVTLPAVSRAAALGDMDGFARKLTGGLRLAFFLTLPATAWLVTLAPQIIGLLYQRGRFHAHDTAMTSQALWCYGVGLFAYAAVKVLVPAFYALGETRVPVRASFLAVGANIVLNLLLMHPLQHRGLALSTSATMIVNFGALLWAMRRRLPQLRVGELAGHFSRVALASAVFAAGAWGALQGLLRVFPGHAFHEHVVVLALASLAGTTGYVAAAAVLQVEELGTVLGLVRKLVPGAKG, translated from the coding sequence ATGTCCTCGAGCGACGTCTCCGACGCCGTCCCCGCCGCGCCGCATCCCCCCGCCGGCCGCGACTCGCGCCTGGCCCGCAACGCGGGCCAGGTCTCGGTGGCCACGTTCCTGAGCCGGATCCTGGGCCTGGTCCGCGAGCAGGTCCTGGCCGCGCTGTTCGGCGCGGGCCTGGCCACCGACGCCTTCAACGTGGCGTTTCGCATCCCCAACCTGCTGCGCGACCTGTTCGCCGAGGGCGCGCTGTCGGCCTCGTTCGTGCCCACGCTCACCGGCTACGTGGCGAAGGGTGAGCGCCGCGAGGCCTTCCGCCTCACCAGCCTGGTGCTCAACGGGCTGGGGGTGGTGCTGCTGGGGATCTGCGCGGTCATGATCCTCTTCGCCGACCCGCTGGTGCACCTGTTCGCCCCGGGTTTCGGTGCCGTGGCCGGCAAGCTGGAGCTCACCACTTCGCTCACCCGCTGGATGATCCCGTTCCTGCTGCTGATCGCGTGGGCCGCGGCGGTGATGGGGGTTCTGAACGCGCACGAGCGCTTCTTCCTGCCCGCCGCCGCGCCCATGGCGCTCAACGTGGGGATGATCGCGGGTGGCGTGGGGTTGGTGCCGGTGGCGCGCTGGCTGGGTTACGAGCCCATTTACGGGATGGCCTGGGGCGTGCTGCTGGGTGGCCTCGGGCAGTGGCTGGTGCAGCTGCCCTCGCTGCACCGGATCGGCTACCGCCACCGCTGGGAAGTGGATTTCACACATCCCGGAGTGCGGCGGATGATGGGCCTGATGCTGCCCGCCACCGTGGGGCTGGCGGCCACGCAGGTAAACCTCCTGGTGAACACCGTGATCGCCTCGCTGCTGGTCCAGGGCAGCGTTTCGTGGCTCTCCTACGCATTCCGGCTGATGCAGCTGCCCATCGGGATCTTCGGCGTTTCGGTGGCCACCGTCACGCTGCCGGCGGTCTCGCGCGCCGCCGCGCTGGGCGACATGGATGGCTTCGCGCGCAAGCTCACCGGCGGGCTGCGCCTGGCGTTCTTCCTGACGCTGCCCGCCACCGCCTGGCTGGTGACACTGGCGCCGCAGATCATCGGCCTGCTCTACCAGCGCGGCCGCTTTCACGCCCACGACACCGCCATGACCTCGCAGGCGCTGTGGTGCTACGGGGTGGGGCTGTTCGCCTACGCGGCGGTGAAGGTGCTGGTGCCGGCCTTCTACGCGCTGGGCGAGACCCGGGTGCCGGTGCGCGCCAGCTTCCTGGCGGTGGGGGCGAACATCGTGCTCAACCTGCTCCTGATGCACCCGCTGCAGCATCGCGGGCTGGCGCTGTCCACATCGGCCACCATGATCGTGAACTTCGGCGCGTTGCTGTGGGCCATGCGCCGGCGTCTGCCGCAGCTGCGGGTGGGCGAGCTGGCCGGCCACTTCTCGCGCGTGGCGCTGGCCTCGGCGGTGTTCGCCGCCGGCGCGTGGGGCGCGCTCCAGGGCCTGCTGCGGGTGTTTCCGGGGCACGCGTTCCACGAGCACGTGGTGGTGCTGGCGCTGGCGTCGCTGGCGGGCACGACCGGCTACGTGGCCGCCGCCGCCGTGCTGCAAGTGGAGGAGCTGGGGACGGTGCTGGGGCTGGTCCGGAAGCTGGTCCCCGGCGCGAAGGGCTGA
- a CDS encoding zf-HC2 domain-containing protein, giving the protein MKCLDVLARLSDYLDQEVAGEICKQLEEHFSACEHCRLEVNTLRRTVELYHTIPSSTVPGEVEERLFRVLKMDRVG; this is encoded by the coding sequence ATGAAGTGTCTCGACGTTCTTGCCCGGCTTTCCGACTACCTGGACCAGGAAGTCGCGGGCGAGATCTGCAAGCAGCTCGAGGAGCATTTCAGCGCCTGCGAGCATTGCCGGCTGGAGGTCAACACCCTCCGGCGCACCGTCGAGCTGTACCACACCATCCCGTCGTCCACCGTTCCCGGCGAAGTCGAGGAGCGGCTGTTTCGGGTCCTCAAGATGGACAGGGTCGGATGA